From a single Paenibacillus sp. FSL R5-0345 genomic region:
- a CDS encoding SAF domain-containing protein, protein MALQRGQLLKRNYFFASLILITGVGGLLGYDLYFKPYVLSRTVVKIKVEGGEFLPKNYELKASDVYLDSVQTKDIPSGVITEIEQVEHKITNVNLTNGSILTASLVDVSDLEPLEDEGIFPIPKEAIYAINGSLRSRDKVDIYLVEGDKEKQSESVSPNVNKDGEEPIGQIPLSEPVKEVFLSGVTVNYVRTEDNNDVLDSEKGNNNNRFTSTGKVATPELKLKKSDGQRLGHFLEQGKKLWIVRVE, encoded by the coding sequence TTGGCTTTACAGCGTGGGCAACTGCTAAAACGCAACTATTTCTTCGCAAGCCTCATTTTGATTACTGGAGTCGGCGGACTGCTGGGGTATGATCTTTATTTCAAGCCCTACGTGCTCTCCCGAACCGTGGTCAAAATAAAGGTGGAAGGCGGGGAGTTTCTTCCCAAAAACTATGAGCTGAAAGCAAGTGATGTGTATCTGGACTCTGTTCAGACCAAAGATATACCTTCCGGCGTAATAACTGAAATCGAACAGGTAGAGCACAAGATTACGAACGTAAATCTGACTAACGGAAGTATTTTGACAGCGTCGCTAGTGGATGTTAGTGATTTAGAGCCGCTGGAGGATGAAGGGATTTTTCCTATACCAAAGGAGGCTATCTATGCCATTAATGGTTCTTTGCGAAGCCGGGATAAGGTAGATATTTATCTAGTTGAAGGTGACAAAGAGAAGCAGAGTGAATCGGTTAGTCCGAATGTCAACAAGGACGGGGAAGAGCCGATTGGGCAAATTCCACTTAGTGAACCCGTCAAGGAGGTGTTTTTATCTGGAGTCACCGTGAACTATGTGCGAACTGAAGATAATAACGATGTGCTAGATTCAGAAAAGGGCAACAACAATAATCGATTCACTTCGACTGGCAAGGTGGCCACACCGGAACTGAAGCTGAAGAAAAGCGATGGACAACGGCTAGGACATTTTTTGGAGCAGGGGAAAAAGCTGTGGATCGTACGGGTCGAGTAG